One window from the genome of Pelodictyon luteolum DSM 273 encodes:
- a CDS encoding glycosyltransferase, which translates to MRKAPISGLFVVLVVLLFIALAVYVAVRGYFLVVSDYPLVERIYGFVFFAAELFVLLHGFGYFTNVLALSIKPYRNQQAASQEQPAVAILIPARHEPKEVLEQTLLACRNLGYPNKTIYILDDSSILSYKDEARELASRFNVELFSRDGNRGAKAGMLNDALAHINAKYIAVFDADQNPMPGFLQKIVPVLEADSRLALVQTPQFYTNTEESRVAWSSNIQQAVFYEYISEGKSVKNAMFCCGTNFVMRKDALDSVGGFEEGSVTEDVATTLKLHMAGWKSLYYEHAYVFGMAPENLGSYFMQQNRWAMGSAQLFRKAAGLFLRLPGSLSPLQWFEYFLSGSYYFIGWAYLILLSAPISYILFDTPSYFMDPSVFMLTFIPYFILSVLLFYSGLEMRHFSPFNLIKGQMLAMISIPVYMRAVVQGVLNISVPFQVTPKDGAGALSYTQLVPQLMLWVLHLASLCWGLLRIYYEQDISLFINVFWIGYHLFLFSGLFYFNEE; encoded by the coding sequence ATGAGAAAAGCGCCGATCTCCGGCCTCTTTGTGGTGCTGGTCGTTCTGCTCTTCATTGCGCTGGCGGTCTATGTGGCTGTCCGTGGTTATTTTCTGGTCGTTTCCGATTATCCTCTTGTTGAGCGCATCTACGGATTTGTGTTTTTTGCCGCCGAACTGTTCGTCCTTCTGCACGGGTTCGGCTATTTCACCAATGTGCTTGCGCTCTCCATCAAGCCTTATCGTAATCAGCAGGCTGCGTCTCAGGAACAGCCCGCGGTGGCCATCCTCATACCTGCACGCCATGAGCCAAAGGAGGTTCTTGAACAGACCCTTCTGGCATGCCGCAACCTCGGCTACCCGAACAAAACGATCTACATCCTTGACGACTCCTCGATTCTCTCCTACAAGGATGAAGCGCGGGAACTAGCCTCCCGCTTCAATGTCGAACTCTTCAGCAGGGATGGAAACCGCGGTGCGAAGGCCGGGATGCTCAATGACGCACTTGCCCACATCAATGCGAAGTACATCGCAGTATTCGATGCCGACCAGAATCCCATGCCGGGATTTCTGCAGAAAATCGTTCCCGTGCTCGAAGCCGACAGTCGTCTGGCACTGGTCCAGACACCCCAGTTCTACACCAATACGGAAGAGAGCCGGGTTGCATGGTCGAGCAACATCCAGCAGGCGGTTTTCTACGAGTACATCAGCGAGGGCAAATCGGTAAAAAACGCCATGTTCTGCTGCGGCACGAATTTCGTAATGCGAAAAGATGCACTTGATAGTGTCGGCGGATTCGAGGAGGGTTCGGTCACCGAGGATGTGGCCACTACCCTCAAACTCCACATGGCAGGCTGGAAATCTCTCTATTATGAGCACGCATACGTTTTCGGTATGGCACCTGAAAACCTCGGATCGTATTTCATGCAGCAGAACCGGTGGGCCATGGGCAGTGCACAGCTTTTCAGGAAGGCTGCAGGGTTGTTCCTCAGGCTTCCGGGAAGCCTTTCCCCTCTCCAGTGGTTCGAGTATTTTCTTTCCGGCAGCTACTATTTCATTGGATGGGCCTACCTGATCCTCCTTTCGGCGCCGATCAGCTACATCCTTTTCGATACCCCTTCATATTTCATGGACCCTTCGGTGTTCATGCTCACCTTCATACCCTATTTCATTCTTTCAGTGCTGCTGTTCTATTCGGGCCTTGAGATGCGCCATTTCTCTCCCTTCAACCTCATCAAGGGGCAGATGCTTGCCATGATTTCCATTCCGGTCTACATGCGTGCCGTCGTGCAGGGCGTCCTCAACATTTCCGTACCTTTCCAGGTCACGCCCAAAGACGGAGCCGGAGCGCTGTCCTACACACAACTTGTCCCTCAGCTCATGCTCTGGGTACTGCACCTCGCCTCTCTCTGCTGGGGTCTTCTGCGGATCTATTATGAACAGGATATCTCACTTTTCATCAATGTCTTCTGGATCGGGTACCACCTGTTTCTTTTCAGCGGGCTCTTTTATTTCAACGAAGAATGA
- a CDS encoding DNA recombination protein RmuC, translated as MISLLAGLSLLLLLFLLLAVRRIMSDAATLSQQQVRYAKLESELEFERSRSTGQAGYIEASEMRLQEAFENLSRRMLDERGRALGEDSRTRMDALLQPLREQLEAFRRRVDEVHMKDVELSGQLREQVQQLMQLNSRVSDEANNLARAIKGESKTQGDWGELVVERIFEASGLLEGREYLVQESFRDETGRLLRPDFMVNIPGGKSIVVDAKVSLTAYDRYSALEDPVDRKEALKEHVASVKRHISELEQKDYSGIGGNRTLDFIIMCIPVEPAWQAAMQGDPELVYELSGRNVVICGPATLMITLKLIAQIWRRENENRNAEKIAEKAGRIHDQVVLVAESLLDARKKLTGVNDAFDLTLRRLSEGKGNLVGRVDDIRKLGAKVSRKIPDELMVKEDGPDDE; from the coding sequence ATGATATCCCTTCTTGCAGGCCTGTCCCTTCTGCTTCTTCTCTTTCTGCTTCTTGCTGTCCGCCGGATCATGTCCGATGCCGCAACCCTCAGCCAGCAGCAGGTCCGTTACGCAAAACTCGAGTCTGAACTCGAATTCGAGCGCAGCCGCTCCACCGGGCAGGCCGGTTACATTGAGGCCTCTGAAATGCGCCTTCAGGAAGCCTTCGAAAACCTGTCCCGCCGCATGCTTGATGAGCGGGGCAGAGCCCTTGGCGAGGATTCCCGTACACGTATGGATGCCCTGCTCCAGCCGCTCCGTGAGCAGCTTGAGGCGTTCCGCCGTAGGGTTGACGAGGTGCATATGAAGGATGTCGAGCTTTCCGGTCAGCTTCGTGAGCAGGTTCAGCAGCTCATGCAGCTCAACAGCAGGGTGAGTGACGAGGCCAACAATCTTGCCCGTGCAATCAAGGGCGAATCAAAAACCCAGGGAGATTGGGGTGAGCTCGTCGTTGAGCGGATTTTTGAAGCATCAGGCCTTCTTGAGGGGCGGGAATATCTGGTCCAGGAGAGTTTCAGGGATGAAACCGGCCGTCTGCTGCGTCCCGATTTCATGGTTAACATTCCCGGAGGCAAAAGTATCGTCGTTGACGCGAAGGTTTCCCTGACTGCCTATGACCGGTACTCTGCATTAGAAGATCCGGTGGATCGGAAGGAGGCACTCAAAGAGCATGTGGCTTCAGTAAAACGACATATTTCGGAACTGGAGCAGAAGGACTATTCAGGGATCGGCGGCAACCGGACGCTTGATTTCATCATCATGTGCATTCCTGTTGAGCCGGCCTGGCAGGCGGCGATGCAGGGTGACCCTGAACTGGTCTACGAGCTTTCAGGCCGTAATGTCGTGATATGCGGTCCCGCTACCCTCATGATCACCCTGAAGCTGATTGCGCAGATATGGCGCCGTGAAAACGAAAACCGGAACGCGGAGAAAATAGCCGAGAAAGCGGGCAGGATCCATGACCAGGTTGTCCTTGTGGCTGAATCCCTTCTGGATGCCCGCAAAAAGCTGACCGGCGTGAACGATGCATTCGATCTTACTCTCCGCCGGCTGAGCGAAGGGAAGGGCAATCTGGTTGGAAGGGTGGATGACATCAGAAAGCTCGGCGCCAAGGTCAGCCGGAAGATTCCGGATGAACTCATGGTGAAGGAAGATGGTCCGGATGATGAGTGA
- a CDS encoding metallophosphoesterase family protein, producing MKFIHTADWQLGKPFAGISDSLKRAHVSRERIEAVRRIGEAAVREGASFVLVAGDLFDSLTPERATVSAACLAVGSIPVPVVVIPGNHDHGGPGSIWTRPFFLAERDSLAPNLIVLLEERPYEIEGAVIFPCPLLRRSAVSDPAAWLRDRQVFNAFGDLRPRILMAHGSIGEFQSLDDDDRVAGISSSSIDLGRLDRDAFDYAALGDWHGTKQVGTKAWYAGTPEQDRFSKGEENRPGNILLVEASRGAVPKVDVLRTSRLGWEALHYSFSSDSDLELLSGMLDGLFQKEHGRFLLNLVLEGSLGLEASVRLEQLLQSLEARLLRLKLENRVRTAPGPVEIEALTGNASDPLTARVAGRLAGMAAGEGDEAQLAALALRELHGLFILEGGR from the coding sequence ATGAAATTCATCCACACCGCCGACTGGCAGCTCGGCAAGCCGTTTGCCGGCATCAGCGACAGCCTGAAACGGGCCCATGTCTCCCGTGAGCGGATCGAGGCTGTCAGGCGCATCGGGGAGGCTGCCGTTCGGGAGGGGGCGTCGTTCGTGCTTGTGGCCGGAGATCTGTTCGACTCGCTGACGCCTGAGAGGGCGACGGTTTCGGCAGCATGCCTGGCCGTCGGATCCATTCCGGTACCGGTGGTCGTCATTCCCGGCAACCACGATCACGGCGGCCCCGGCTCGATATGGACCCGCCCGTTTTTTCTCGCCGAACGTGATAGCCTTGCCCCAAATCTCATCGTCCTCCTTGAAGAGCGTCCATATGAGATTGAGGGTGCAGTCATTTTTCCATGCCCTCTGCTCCGGCGCAGTGCGGTATCGGATCCTGCTGCATGGCTTCGCGACAGGCAGGTGTTCAATGCATTCGGAGACCTGCGTCCGAGGATCCTCATGGCTCACGGCAGCATCGGGGAGTTTCAGTCCCTTGATGATGACGACCGGGTGGCAGGGATTTCATCCAGTTCCATCGATCTCGGGCGTCTGGACAGGGATGCATTCGATTATGCCGCTCTCGGCGACTGGCACGGCACCAAGCAGGTAGGCACGAAAGCATGGTATGCAGGCACTCCTGAACAGGACCGTTTCAGCAAAGGGGAGGAGAACAGGCCCGGGAACATCCTCCTTGTCGAGGCCTCGAGAGGCGCTGTGCCGAAGGTGGACGTCCTTCGAACCTCTCGGCTCGGATGGGAGGCGCTTCATTATTCATTCAGCAGCGACAGTGATCTGGAGCTGCTTTCCGGAATGCTGGACGGGCTGTTCCAGAAAGAACACGGCCGCTTCCTTCTCAATCTTGTGCTCGAGGGTTCGCTCGGCCTTGAGGCATCGGTCCGCCTTGAGCAGCTGCTCCAGTCCCTTGAAGCGCGCCTCCTGCGCCTGAAGCTCGAGAACCGGGTACGGACAGCACCCGGCCCTGTCGAGATTGAAGCGCTTACGGGCAATGCCTCCGATCCTCTGACGGCAAGGGTGGCGGGAAGGCTTGCCGGGATGGCTGCCGGCGAGGGCGATGAGGCTCAATTGGCCGCTCTCGCCCTCAGGGAGCTGCATGGGCTCTTCATTCTGGAGGGCGGTCGATGA
- a CDS encoding tetratricopeptide repeat protein, translated as MAPAGDDALWRARRLSWRRQFRPALALYDSLLAAGDEPLVLLREKARVLGWMGRYGEALECYGETVRRYPDSAAAAAEADAKAALYDGRYRDGVRAYRRWLDLEPESPEALFDLSQLQYGQQRWADAIALTDRLLKEIPGHDAARQVRRKALFHAEGTPLYSEAVFFHSEGGTRQAELEYLSIASSVARPLNPALMAAIKVDTRFYRFSGSNPDPMAITTSAALTYRRRPDAAVEGFIGSTMKSNGPDNTVTGGLGVQSSPLDDLHLAFRYRHGDVVENAATFLDGLSENSLTVQTLYRPSRKWQAGLEGFRSWYSDGNVRTDYGVELRSHLSYEPTRLTLFWRWDSFGYNQEQPDYFTPGTFNVHHAGVDAIHYFKGDALYGGGNNTSIRMRGSLNFEPSGGRSKSVLAEFRHDWNDRLSSSLLYDRTWNDESGVYSADRMAASLLWYF; from the coding sequence ATGGCCCCAGCAGGAGATGATGCGCTGTGGCGTGCACGGCGGTTGAGCTGGCGTCGTCAGTTCCGCCCCGCCCTCGCCCTCTATGACAGCCTGCTTGCTGCCGGCGATGAACCCCTCGTTCTCTTGCGTGAAAAAGCCCGTGTGCTAGGCTGGATGGGTCGGTACGGGGAGGCCCTTGAATGCTACGGCGAAACGGTCCGCCGCTACCCTGACAGCGCGGCTGCTGCCGCAGAGGCGGATGCAAAAGCAGCCCTGTATGACGGACGGTACCGGGACGGTGTCCGGGCTTACCGCCGGTGGCTGGATCTGGAGCCGGAGAGCCCCGAGGCGCTCTTCGATCTCTCACAGCTCCAGTATGGACAGCAGCGATGGGCTGATGCCATAGCCCTGACCGACCGTTTGCTCAAGGAGATTCCCGGTCATGATGCTGCCCGTCAGGTGAGGCGGAAGGCTCTCTTCCATGCCGAGGGTACGCCGCTTTATTCCGAGGCCGTGTTTTTCCATTCCGAAGGCGGTACGCGTCAGGCGGAGCTCGAATACCTCTCGATTGCCTCCTCGGTTGCACGTCCGCTCAATCCTGCACTGATGGCCGCCATCAAGGTCGATACCCGCTTTTACAGGTTTAGCGGAAGCAATCCGGATCCTATGGCCATCACGACATCTGCCGCATTAACCTACCGCCGGAGGCCGGATGCTGCAGTCGAAGGGTTCATCGGCAGCACCATGAAATCTAACGGCCCCGACAATACTGTTACCGGGGGACTCGGAGTTCAATCTTCGCCTCTCGATGACCTGCATCTCGCTTTCCGCTACCGTCACGGAGATGTTGTGGAAAATGCCGCCACATTCCTTGACGGCCTCAGCGAAAACTCCCTCACCGTCCAGACGCTATACCGGCCCTCCAGAAAATGGCAGGCGGGCCTTGAGGGATTTCGTTCATGGTATTCAGACGGCAATGTGCGCACCGATTACGGCGTTGAACTCCGCTCCCATCTCTCCTACGAACCTACCCGCCTTACCCTGTTCTGGCGCTGGGACTCGTTCGGCTACAATCAGGAGCAGCCGGACTATTTTACACCCGGCACATTCAATGTCCATCATGCGGGAGTTGATGCCATCCATTACTTTAAGGGCGATGCACTCTACGGGGGAGGCAACAATACCTCCATCAGGATGCGAGGCAGCTTGAACTTCGAACCCTCCGGCGGCCGCTCTAAAAGTGTGCTTGCGGAGTTCCGTCATGATTGGAACGACCGGTTGAGTTCATCTCTTCTCTACGACCGGACATGGAATGATGAGTCCGGTGTCTACAGCGCAGACAGGATGGCGGCTTCATTGCTCTGGTATTTTTAA
- a CDS encoding glycosyl hydrolase family 8 produces MLIVGLLALATVWLVSCWPAETDDAIVLRKSWAGYLHTFVQDGRVVRPRNGFDTVSEGQAYAMIRAVTASDRTSFDAILLWTEKNLSRREQSGDNLLAWHYADGRVVDWQAASDADIDYAYSLLLAGRKWGDPSYARLARKVLADILRLETISYEGRLRLLPWNRKPTDGNGYVVQNPSYYSPAQFKLFFAETGDGRWLELAATGYDLLDRLQEPAGGGAFLVPDWCRIGEGGDLRELEGYSSLYGWDALRVPMRIALDHALFHEPRAARVLGRFAEFYTSEFKRFGHVHSVYSTGGRSVVYDENPLSYAAAYAALEASGSPLAETAYRRLQRFSHLKKGHIYYLDRKDYYANSLSWLPSYYRLLLNSRKSSLQDR; encoded by the coding sequence ATGCTCATTGTTGGGTTGCTGGCCCTTGCCACAGTCTGGCTGGTGTCATGCTGGCCGGCTGAAACCGATGATGCCATCGTTCTCCGCAAATCATGGGCCGGATACCTGCACACGTTTGTCCAGGATGGCAGGGTGGTAAGGCCCCGGAACGGCTTCGACACCGTCTCTGAAGGTCAGGCCTACGCCATGATCCGGGCGGTGACGGCGTCCGACCGGACCTCGTTCGATGCCATTCTCCTCTGGACTGAGAAAAACCTCTCCCGAAGAGAACAGAGCGGTGACAACCTTCTGGCCTGGCATTATGCCGATGGTAGGGTCGTTGACTGGCAAGCGGCATCTGACGCAGACATCGATTATGCATACAGCCTCCTGCTTGCCGGAAGGAAATGGGGGGATCCATCCTATGCCAGGCTCGCACGAAAGGTGCTCGCCGATATTCTCCGCCTGGAAACCATCTCCTATGAAGGCAGGCTCCGCCTGCTTCCCTGGAACCGGAAACCCACGGACGGGAATGGTTATGTGGTCCAGAACCCATCCTATTATTCACCAGCCCAGTTCAAGCTGTTCTTTGCCGAGACAGGTGACGGGCGATGGCTTGAGCTTGCCGCAACCGGCTATGACCTGCTTGACCGGCTGCAGGAGCCGGCCGGCGGCGGTGCCTTCCTCGTGCCGGACTGGTGCCGAATAGGCGAAGGGGGTGATTTGAGGGAGCTTGAAGGCTATTCATCGCTCTACGGCTGGGATGCGTTACGGGTCCCGATGCGCATTGCACTTGATCATGCACTTTTTCATGAGCCCAGAGCCGCCCGGGTGCTTGGGCGCTTTGCTGAATTCTATACCAGCGAATTCAAGCGGTTCGGTCATGTGCATTCCGTCTATTCAACCGGGGGCAGATCAGTGGTGTACGATGAAAACCCGCTTTCATATGCCGCTGCATACGCAGCCCTTGAGGCGTCAGGATCGCCTCTGGCGGAAACAGCGTACCGCCGTCTGCAGCGGTTCAGCCACCTGAAGAAAGGCCACATCTACTATCTGGACCGTAAGGATTACTATGCCAACAGCCTTTCCTGGCTTCCCTCCTATTACCGTCTTCTCCTGAACTCTCGAAAATCTTCCCTCCAGGACAGGTAG
- a CDS encoding glycoside hydrolase family 75 protein — MSNSSLRHFTFMLAVLGFGISLISTGVPELQAGEFRAKAWKKYRGTRIYMLQDRSAYSYVTGFMTIDADGAPNAYHPNNSGLDDLANAGYPRHSWWNTVLVPDPADGSRPYIMKSGPYAGYYISMTTLKDLRYAETDSRRYVDASRIPYIVFPETFAAMDGVGQIGDYGVAVNLDNGSSSGFVVADIGPRRHPLGEISIALATRLGGKDVSARTGPAKPLGQILYIVFPGSASRHPWPRDLHAIESITQNMLVNAGGAGTLSALAGYRLPAASARALPPGEGPRGR, encoded by the coding sequence ATGAGTAACAGCTCTCTACGCCACTTCACCTTCATGCTTGCCGTGCTTGGATTCGGGATCTCGCTCATCTCCACAGGAGTTCCCGAGCTCCAGGCCGGCGAATTCAGGGCGAAGGCATGGAAGAAGTATCGGGGAACGAGGATTTACATGCTGCAGGACCGGAGTGCCTACTCTTACGTCACCGGATTCATGACTATCGACGCCGATGGTGCACCGAACGCCTACCATCCGAATAATTCGGGCCTTGACGACCTTGCCAATGCGGGATATCCCCGTCATTCATGGTGGAATACGGTACTGGTCCCCGATCCGGCCGACGGCAGCAGGCCGTATATCATGAAATCCGGCCCCTATGCCGGGTATTACATTTCCATGACCACCCTTAAGGATCTGCGGTATGCTGAGACCGATTCTCGACGCTATGTTGACGCCTCGAGGATTCCCTACATTGTATTCCCTGAGACGTTTGCCGCTATGGACGGGGTAGGGCAGATTGGTGATTACGGCGTTGCCGTGAACCTCGACAACGGCAGTTCGTCAGGCTTTGTCGTCGCCGATATCGGGCCCAGAAGGCATCCTCTCGGGGAGATTTCCATCGCTCTTGCCACCAGGCTTGGCGGAAAGGATGTATCGGCCAGAACCGGACCGGCCAAGCCGCTGGGGCAGATTCTCTATATTGTCTTCCCCGGATCCGCCAGCCGCCATCCCTGGCCGCGCGACCTGCACGCCATCGAGTCGATCACGCAGAACATGCTGGTCAATGCGGGTGGTGCCGGCACCCTGTCAGCACTTGCAGGGTATCGGCTTCCTGCCGCTTCGGCCCGTGCTTTGCCGCCGGGTGAGGGACCACGAGGCCGCTGA
- a CDS encoding DEAD/DEAH box helicase: protein MKFSSLHIIEPILRALEEEGYTHPTPIQTEAIPLILKGSDLLGCAQTGTGKTAAFAIPILQLLRERKAIDGKRKIRSLIVTPTRELAIQIGESFSAYGRHTGLTNTVIFGGVGQNPQVNALRRGVDILVATPGRLLDLMNQGILHLHDIEILVLDEADRMLDMGFIHDIRKILAAVPKERQSLFFSATMPPEIQRLSSTILRHPAKVSVTPVSSTVDIINQQIYFVDRGNKSGLLVHLLQNPDIRTVLVFTRTKHGADKVVRHLEKHNITAEAIHGNKAQNARQRALSNFKSQKTRVLVATDIAARGIDVDDLEWVINYEMSNIAETYVHRIGRTGRAGSAGTAISFCDAEEKEYLRDIEKLIAKSIPVVDSHPFPLMDHNPVKIIKEQGRGRSGHPAPRPQGNARPKQRPANAGKRW from the coding sequence ATGAAATTCAGCTCGCTCCATATCATCGAACCCATCCTCCGCGCTCTCGAAGAGGAAGGATACACACACCCCACTCCGATACAGACGGAAGCCATTCCGCTCATCCTTAAAGGGAGTGATCTTCTCGGATGCGCCCAGACCGGGACCGGCAAAACCGCCGCATTCGCCATCCCGATCCTCCAGCTGCTCCGTGAACGCAAAGCGATTGACGGCAAACGTAAGATCAGAAGCCTCATCGTCACGCCGACCCGTGAGCTTGCCATCCAGATCGGAGAAAGCTTTTCAGCATACGGCCGCCATACAGGCCTCACCAACACGGTCATCTTCGGCGGCGTAGGCCAGAACCCTCAGGTCAATGCGCTTCGCCGCGGAGTCGACATCCTTGTGGCGACACCCGGACGGCTCCTCGACCTCATGAATCAGGGCATCCTGCACCTGCACGACATCGAAATCCTCGTGCTCGACGAAGCAGACCGCATGCTCGACATGGGCTTCATCCATGACATCCGCAAAATCCTTGCCGCCGTGCCGAAGGAACGCCAGTCGCTCTTCTTCTCGGCAACCATGCCCCCGGAAATCCAGAGGCTTTCCTCAACCATCCTTCGCCATCCCGCGAAGGTGTCGGTCACGCCGGTCTCCTCTACGGTTGACATCATCAACCAGCAGATCTACTTCGTGGATCGAGGCAACAAGAGCGGACTTCTGGTCCATCTCCTGCAGAACCCCGACATCAGGACTGTTCTGGTGTTCACACGCACCAAGCATGGCGCCGACAAAGTGGTGCGCCACCTCGAGAAGCACAACATCACGGCCGAGGCCATTCACGGCAACAAGGCCCAGAATGCCCGCCAGCGGGCCCTGTCGAACTTCAAGTCGCAGAAAACGAGGGTGCTTGTCGCAACAGACATTGCCGCCAGGGGAATCGACGTCGACGATCTCGAATGGGTCATCAACTATGAAATGTCGAACATCGCTGAAACCTACGTGCACCGCATCGGACGTACCGGCAGGGCCGGCTCGGCCGGTACGGCGATTTCATTCTGCGATGCCGAGGAGAAAGAATACCTGCGCGACATTGAAAAGCTCATCGCCAAAAGCATTCCCGTCGTCGACAGCCACCCCTTTCCACTCATGGACCACAACCCGGTAAAGATCATCAAGGAGCAGGGACGCGGCCGCAGTGGTCACCCGGCACCGAGGCCGCAGGGAAACGCCAGGCCGAAACAACGCCCCGCCAATGCCGGAAAAAGGTGGTAA